The genomic segment GATATGCCAGGAGATATGTTTCCCGACAGGCCCTGGGGCCCGGGCAACAACCCTAAAACCGCAGTCTGGGAATATTTGAAAACGCATCATGAATTTAAGGTCGATAGATGCATACAAAATAAATTGCTTATAACTGTAGCTCCAGATGGTTTTTTAAGAAAAAATAAATGATTGTTCTTAAAAAATACAAAGCACATGTTGCCATGCTTACGGTATATTGGATTTCTCTGCTGATAGAGATGTCCATATTACATGAGATGTTGGCCGTTGTATGATCAGCATATTCAGGATCCGAGGGGTTTTAATGACTAAACTTTTTATACCGACTAGAAACAGGCCGACATCATTAGCTAAAATCCTTCAATACCTTGTCGAATTTTTCCCGCATACAGAAGTCATAGTTGCTGATGGAAGTGCTGATTTTCATAAGGAACAAAATATATCTAACTTTAAAACAATATCCACTGGTTTAAGTATTGATTATCGATCGTATCCTTCAAACCTTGGAATGCTGGAAAGATGCCTTGACGTCTTGCGTTCTCTGGACGATGAGTTGATTATTTGGGGTGCTGATGATGACTACCCGAATATGGTATTGCTTGAAAGAGGCGCTGCTTTTCTGGCAAAAAATCCAGACTATGTTGCAGCCACAGGTGCAACAATTAAAATTATGAAAAAAAAAGAAGGCATTTTACATAAGCTGTCTGTTGCCAGGCCTATTCAGGCTGCAAGGGCTGAAGTCAGAATGAAAGCTTACTCTCAATGGTCATTTCCAACAACATATGCAGTTGTAAGAAGATCTCACATTTTTGATAGGTTGAAGAGGTTGTCAAGCCTAGGACAACCGGGTTTTTTTGATTTTATTACCGGTTTGCATGATGTCTATAAAGGTAAGATCCAATCTTATGCAGATATAGCATTTTTTGCAACTTACATACCAAATCATGCTCGTCTAAAAACCATTAATAAGCTTGATTTTTTAAATAAGAGCAGCAACGTTCTGGCAATTCATGAAAGTATAGTCAAGGATCTAGAATCATTAGGGTATTTAGGTCAAGAAGATGTAGACCGAATTGCTCAGAAAATTATTCTTAACAGAATTTCAGAATTATCAGGATGGGGTTTTAAAAAATCGGTTAAATTTTTAAGCAGTAAATATTATCTCGATAAAATTGTAAAAGAACAGTTTGTCATGTATGATAACCTACTGCAAGAAGGAACAGATGTTCAAAAGAGATATTTTTCATATTTAAAGTATATATATGAAGCTATGAGAGAAATTGAAGTTTCAGATGATAACCAAGGAGAGCCTTCTAAACATACAAGAGAATCTATTTGTCTTTAAAATTTCTGGCTTTTATTTAAAAAGCAAAACGAAATTATTCGGTTTTGTTTAAAAAAATGTCTTACGTTTTTTTACTTGCGGTATAGTTTAATTAACTGTCTTTGACAGACGATAGGATTTTGTGTGCTGACACTACAGCTAAAAAAAATAACGTTTAGACTTAATAGATATGCTGTTTTTTTAATATGGTTATTAAAAGATTCTTTATGGCGGGACCGCTGGCTGGCTTCAGCAGTGTTGGCTGCAAGTGTTCTTGGTGTGGTTTTTCAGATTAAAGTGTTTGGCCTTATTCTTTATTATGCGAGATTTTTCTCTTCGGGCGAGTTAATTCATATCGGGCCATACGCTTTTGACCCTCGTTCTTCAAGTCTGCTTTTGATGGCAGGAAGCGCAATGGTTGTGGTGTTTCTGTCCCTTTCGGCCCTGTTTATCTATTTTTCAAGAAAAAAAATGTTATTCATGGGACGCAGATATGAAGAATTTTGTGCCAAACGCATATTCAGTCTCCTGGCCAGCAAGGGGATTCCGGACCGTTCTGTACTAGAGGGGCCGGGAGAGGTTTTTTTTCTTAGGTTGATAAAGTCCGATTCCAGACTTGCTGGCAGAGTATTGC from the Desulfobotulus pelophilus genome contains:
- a CDS encoding TIGR00180 family glycosyltransferase; protein product: MTKLFIPTRNRPTSLAKILQYLVEFFPHTEVIVADGSADFHKEQNISNFKTISTGLSIDYRSYPSNLGMLERCLDVLRSLDDELIIWGADDDYPNMVLLERGAAFLAKNPDYVAATGATIKIMKKKEGILHKLSVARPIQAARAEVRMKAYSQWSFPTTYAVVRRSHIFDRLKRLSSLGQPGFFDFITGLHDVYKGKIQSYADIAFFATYIPNHARLKTINKLDFLNKSSNVLAIHESIVKDLESLGYLGQEDVDRIAQKIILNRISELSGWGFKKSVKFLSSKYYLDKIVKEQFVMYDNLLQEGTDVQKRYFSYLKYIYEAMREIEVSDDNQGEPSKHTRESICL